A window from Zingiber officinale cultivar Zhangliang chromosome 7A, Zo_v1.1, whole genome shotgun sequence encodes these proteins:
- the LOC122001041 gene encoding cytochrome b5-like, with product MAELKSFSPDEISRHATTQDCWLSIGGKVYDVTDFLEEHPGGEHVILHESGSGDATQAFEEVGHSSAAISSMKSYLIGTVEGYISGDQKPSKPATTAYREQAPSYSFSDYLLPLLVLVVASAAWYYLTFYSKTKA from the exons ATGGCAGAGTTGAAGTCCTTCTCTCCCGATGAGATCTCGCGCCACGCCACCACGCAGGACTGCTGGTTGTCCATCGGCGGCAAG GTTTACGACGTGACTGATTTCTTGGAGGAACATCCGGGGGGAGAGCATGTTATTCTTCATGAATCAG GTTCTGGAGATGCTACCCAAGCATTTGAAGAGGTAGGCCACAGCAGCGCTGCCATTAGCTCGATGAAGAGCTACCTCATCGGCACAGTTGAAGGTTACATTTCTGGTGATCAAAAGCCTTCGAAGCCGGCCACCACTGCATACAGAGAACAAGCACCATCCTATAGCTTTTCGGACTACTTGCTTCCTCTGCTGGTGCTCGTTGTGGCCTCTGCGGCTTGGTATTACCTCACCTTCTATTCCAAGACCAAGGCCTAA
- the LOC122001040 gene encoding FRIGIDA-like protein 3 — translation MADTQSVATLIDSTTSKLQQLHQAFAELESHSAISLNLKWKELEEHFHGLERSLNKRFVELEDQENEYVTQLKETQEMLEKREAAVVAKELASLDKLQEKRDSTLSALFDKYKACSLEPIAVGEGVTIGMADDVLNVNSYVTPAISSTDVCSTENGNECSEHPSELVNLCKEMDAKGLLKFVSDNRKDLNSIREEVPFALKEAPSPFILVLDCLKGFYAGEILGSKKDGNLLGQRRTCLMLMESLKQLADAMQGSLSDKQLLTQDIKEEAKVIAKEWKPKLDHLDIEASSGNSLEAHAFLQLLATFDIISEFEQNEICKLIPAVTRRRQTVDLCRSLGLSHKMPGLIEVLQNTGRQIEAVNLAFAFELTEQFPPVPLLKGYLKEARKVSQVKAGSMSPGAQNEINELELSALRALIKCIEEHKLEEQYPIDALQKLIIQLEKAKADKRRAAEAAKPQSKRPRAGGSIYNPRVTSMPNKSFYRAPSDRFVQPYDSPERFPFPYDRQYIYATENHYPTVLGSAPYTISPTHTPYYGNAYQVQYQTAYLH, via the exons ATGGCTGATACACAATCAGTTGCTACATTAATCGATTCTACTACTTCAAAGCTACAACAATTGCACCAGGCATTTGCTGAACTCGAGAGCCACAGTGCCATATCtttgaacttgaaatggaaaGAGCTTGAAGAACATTTTCATGGCCTTGAGAGGTCTCTAAATAAAAGGTTTGTTGAGCTGGAAGATCAAGAGAATGAATATGTTACACAGCTCAAAGAGACCCAAGAGATGTTAGAGAAACGGGAGGCTGCAGTTGTAGCTAAGGAGCTTGCCTCCCTTGATAAACTGCAGGAAAAAAGAGATTCTACCCTTTCTGCTTTATTTGATAAATACAAAGCCTGTTCCCTAGAACCCATTGCTGTTGGTGAGGGTGTCACCATTGGGATGGCTGACGATGTTTTGAATGTGAACTCTTATGTCACACCTGCCATTTCTAGCACAGATGTGTGCTCTACAGAGAATGGAAATGAATGCAGTGAACATCCCTCAGAGCTGGTCAATCTCTGTAAAGAAATGGATGCAAAAGGCCTCCTTAAGTTTGTTTCAGACAATAGGAAAGACTTGAATTCCATACGTGAAGAAGTCCCATTTGCTCTTAAAGAGGCACCCAGTCCATTCATTTTAGTTTTAGATTGCCTGAAGGGTTTCTATGCCGGAGAGATTCTAGGGTCAAAAAAGGATGGCAACCTATTGGGTCAGCGAAGGACTTGTCTCATGTTAATGGAATCACTCAAACAACTAGCAGATGCTATGCAGGGTTCCCTATCTGATAAACAATTACTGACACAAGACATTAAAGAGGAAGCAAAGGTGATAGCTAAAGAATGGAAGCCAAAATTGGATCACCTGGACATTGAAGCCAGCAGTGGAAATTCATTGGAAGCACATGCATTTCTTCAACTCTTGGCTACTTTTGATATAATCTCAgaatttgaacaaaatgaaatctGCAAACTGATTCCAGCTGTTACACGACGCCGTCAAACTGTTGACTTGTGTCGTTCACTTGGTTTGTCACACAAAATGCCAG GTTTGATTGAAGTTCTTCAGAACACTGGGAGGCAAATTGAGGCTGTTAATCTTGCATTTGCATTTGAGCTTACAGAGCAATTCCCTCCAGTCCCATTGCTTAAAGGGTATCTTAAGGAGGCAAGAAAGGTATCTCAGGTCAAAGCTGGAAGCATGTCACCTGGTGCACAG AATGAAATAAATGAACTTGAATTATCTGCTCTTAGAGCTCTCATCAAGTGCATTGAGGAACATAAGCTGGAGGAGCAATACCCTATTGATGCACTTCAGAAGCTGATTATACAACTGGAGAAAGCAAAGGCTGACAAGAGGAGAGCTGCTGAAGCTGCAAAGCCACAGTCCAAGAGACCTCGTGCAGGCGGCAGTATTTACAATCCTCGTGTTACCAGCATGCCCAACAAAAGCTTCTACCGAGCACCCTCTGATAGGTTTGTGCAGCCATATGATAGCCCTGAGAGGTTCCCATTCCCTTACGATCGGCAG